The proteins below are encoded in one region of Saccopteryx leptura isolate mSacLep1 chromosome 1, mSacLep1_pri_phased_curated, whole genome shotgun sequence:
- the RPS13 gene encoding small ribosomal subunit protein uS15 has translation MGRMHAPGKGLSQSALPYRRSVPTWLKLTSDDVKEQIYKLAKKGLTPSQIGVILRDSHGVAQVRFVTGNKILRILKSKGLAPDLPEDLYHLIKKAVAVRKHLERNRKDKDAKFRLILIESRIHRLARYYKTKRVLPPNWKYESSTASALVA, from the exons ATGGGTCGCATGCACGCTCCCGG GAAGGGCCTGTCCCAGTCGGCTTTGCCCTACCGCCGCAGCGTCCCCACC TGGCTGAAGTTGACGTCTGACGACGTGAAGGAGCAGATCTACAAACTGGCCAAGAAGGGCCTGACTCCCTCACAAATCG GTGTGATCCTGAGAGACTCACATGGTGTTGCACAAGTACGTTTTGTGACAGGCAATAAAATCTTGAGAATTCTTAAGTCCAAAGGACTTGCTCCTGATCTTCCTGAGGATCTCTACCATTTAATTAAGAAAGCTGTTGCTGTTCGAAAACATCTTGAGAGGAACAGAAAG gataAGGATGCTAAGTTCCGTCTGATTCTGATCGAGAGCCGTATTCACCGGTTGGCTCGCTATTATAAGACCAAACGAGTCCTCCCGCCCAATTGGAAATA tgagtcatccacagcctctgccctggTTGCATAA